Part of the Oreochromis aureus strain Israel breed Guangdong linkage group 20, ZZ_aureus, whole genome shotgun sequence genome, gcaacaacaaaaaaaaaaacacacagttgtGATTGAAATTTAAAGATACTGTTATCAGTATCTGCCTTCACAACTAAAACTGAGTGAGAATAagtagaaaacaaacacaaactgatTTTTAGGAAAATATCACGATTTAATGAGTCTGTCTAGGAATCGATAATGATGTGCATGGGTCAAAAAATGCATCAAACACAGGAGTCGACACGTCCTGTCACAATATGAGATTCTTTGAAAGTCCCTCAGTATTGTGAAATTCTAACTCTCAGTGCAGTTGCTCATCATGAGATTCTCCTGTATGATCGTATCCATCTGCTTAATTGTGTTTACACCCCACCGAAGGCTCCTTAGAGTCATCTTACACAGCGTGCGAGTATCCTCCATGGAAGTCGAAACCTGTGACTGCAGGCGCTGCGTCAATGTTCAGTTTCCTGGCCACGCGGTGCAGGTTGGGCAACCTGATATGAACACAGCCCACCGGCAACATACAGGGTTTAAACAGGTAGACATTACCGTAGTCATTACGTGGGACCTGaggaaaacatacaaaaacacaatgacACTGACACTTTATCCTGTTGGTTCTTATGCTGCTCATAAAACTTTGTTTCGCTTAATCTTCTGAATGTGATGCtcaagcccacacacacagatacctTCCCATCCACGGCTATCGGCGGCTGGTACTCTTCAGTTTGCCATTCTCCAAACAGAGCCAGGTCATTCTCATCCTTCAGCTCAGACATCATCCTGGCCTTACGGGAACGATTAGAGAAGCCCTTCACCATCTGAAAGGAAAAGACGTGTTTATATTGTGAGTTCATAAAGTCACCAAAGCATTTCGTGTTTCCACATTATCTGTGTGTCTATTCAGTACGATCTAGCTGAAAAAGCAGCCTCAGTCTGTTATGATTCCCCCTTCCTGTCACCTTGACGATGCCGTTGATCGAATTGATCCAATTAAGCCGAACTAGGATTTAATAGCATCAGTGCTACAAGAAGAATTCAATACATCTGCACTCAGCAGAACATCAATAACAGGAAAGGAAAGGTTTGCAACATTTTACACCTTATATCATTTCATAATTACATCAGTCGCTCTTCAAGAGCACGGCCCATCAACAAGCACGGCCCATCAACAGATGGGAGGCATATCCAAGTGATTGGGACAGTGTACAGGAACATATGTACCGCATACACAACCAAAGGTGGGTGAGAACAACAGGGCTAAAGTCCTGTGGGGGTTTGAGTTCCAGATTGACAAGCAGCTGGTGGTGATTGAcaagaagcagaagaccacagttGTGACAGATGTGGCAACCCAGCAGACAGGAACATCAAGAAGAAGGAGCATGGGAAAACACAGAAGTACCAGGAGCTGAAGGAACAGCTGGAGCAGATGTGGAAGGTGAAGTCCAAAGTGGTTCCAGTGGTAGCAGGAGCATTAAGAGCTGTAATCCTTAAACTCGAGAAGTGGTTTCAGCAGATTTCTGGCATAACATCAGAGGTTTCTATCTAAAAGAGTGCAAGTCGTAGGAAGAGCTAAGATACCGAGAACCCTCAAACTCCCATATTTATGAATAACTATCCGTCTCTATTGAATACTCAGTGCAGGCTTGATCACAGGGCTGGTTCATTaagaaaaactgtgttttcattACCAGGATAAACTCTCTTCCTCAGTCATGAAACATGCTAATGAACACTGCTCAGCTAAAACTGCCTGCAGGCCAGAGTGTGACTgagttaaaaacaaactgatgtAACAGAGAAACGAACCACAAAATTGTTCCTTTTGAGGAAGGGAAgagaagcaaacaaaaaagatCTTGCCTTGTATGGCTCCTCCCCTAACCGGACGGTCCTTGCTTCTTTCAGCCACGTGTCTCTGGAGTGCAGGGTGTGCACACAGTCCCTAGAGATGGATAAAGAtttaaacatgacataaatgAATACAGTTCTTTTTCTCCCCCCTCACACTGAAATCCCAGTTTTCCTTGCTTATTGGTTTAGCGGTTGACATAAGTCTTAACAACAGAAGTCTTAattctaattttatttataaaatctaTTTAATTGTTAGTGTGAACAATGTCTAAGAGTGAGCTGCAAAGGTGTTTCAAAGCTACCAGTGCAAGGCtattaaaatcattaaataGCATCACCAGatgaaaaatggaaaatgaagaaataaGGTTTGCAACTTTTTTCTTCACAGTCCTGCATATATCAGCATTTGCAGTGCAAACTAACTAGGTTAACACAGACTGCACAGTATAAAAAGCATTATGTGCGATGGATTTCGAGGTATGCTTGAACTAAAATGTATCTGTGATGAAAATTTAACTAGTTACCGAGAGTATACTGGCTCCCCTCTGCAGTATCCCAGCACAGTGGCTGTAGGAGGATAGATGGCCTCATATTTCAGCAGGTGTCTCTTCAAGGCATACAGCGGGTGGTTCTTATACTCCGCTACAGACACTGGCAGGGGTTTGTTCAGAAGAGTTTTCTGGAGCTGGGAGCACACAGCAGAGAAAGAAATTGAAGTAGGTCAAGACATTGTTTCCTTTCATGCCATTCTTTCATTGTTATCGATGGGAGTAGCTGATGGGCCACAGCAATTTCGTGACTAGGAGGAAAGAATTCAATGTTAAAAATAGAGTAAAATCACGTGTACGGTGAACATTTCCTGCTAATCCATACGATGCATATAGGACATATGATGTGGCCACTGGTTTTGGTAAGAAGAATTGTGCAGAACagtaaaaaaatttaaaaaatagaaaaaaatcggAGTCACCTCCTTGTCTTCCTTTATGTCTTTCTCGTCCTCGGGTCCCAAGAATGGCTCAATAGTTTCCTCCCACCAGTCGTCATCCACCCGCCTCTTCCTGGATGATGTCATCCAAGTGGGGTCATACTTCTTTCCCAGGTCTTTCACAAACCCGTCCCCGTCCACGGACACCACATATGTCACCGGTGTGGTTGCATTCCGGTAGCAGAGTTGAGGAACTCCAACACCGTGATCCACATCTACGCAAACCCAGGAAGATGTTTTCTCCAGATACACCTCCAACCACTCGTCTGCACCTGGGCCTTCTCTCTTTGCCCCACTCCTCCTTTTTGTTCCATTGCTCGTTGttccttctccttcttcttcctcttcctcccagTCTCCATCCTCCTCgtcttttacttgttttttaccTCCACTGCTTCTTCTCTTTGGAGCTGCAGTATTTTTGCTGTGTGTGCCCTTGGCCTTCCCTTTATTCCCCTTTTTAGATTTAACCCCACTCTCTGAATCCTCACTGTCATTCTCACTGGTGGCTTGAAATTCATCTTCGTCACTAagccctccctcctcctccccttcGCTGTTGCTCTCCTCCTTGTAGCTGACCTTTGAGGCAACACTGCGGCGTTTTGAGTTCTTTGGTCTCTGCCCCCCTGAAACTACAaccttcttctcttcctcctcatccttttctttcttctttgctttctttcctCCTACGTCTCCTTTGATCTTTCTCCCTCCTGCTGGTCTCTTGGTGCCAGGAGAAATCTTTGGCTCAGGGGAGTTTGTCTTGGATGATTCCTTGCTTGTGTTGCTCTTTTCTGGGGCACCAGCGGATGTTCTAGCCCCTTTGGCCTGCAGAAATGAGAGGTTTTCAACAGCATGTTTGTAAGAACAGAACAACCTTAAAATCAAATGGCAGATACTACTGCATATGCAATACTACAATGAGTTGAAATACTGTATAAAGAGGCATATGTAAGTGTGATAAAATTGGTGGCTTTATCCATTTAATAAGAACCTTAACAAGTGTGACACCACAGCTTAGGCTGTACcttttgtattttcacttatattacagtttattcattttttacgGGTTAAAGTATTAGGTAAAGTGCAAAAGTATTTGCCCGTCTGCCTTCACATGCATATGAACTTGATTGAAATCCCATATGATGTTTTTTCCACTCTTTCCAGCtacaacagcttcaactcttctgggaaggttttccacaaggtttaggagtgtttatGGAAATTTTTGACCATATTTTCAGAAGTACatctgtgaggtcagacactgatgttggacgaGAACGCCTGGCTCACAATCTCCGCTCTTATTCATCCCAAAGGTTTTCTtttgggttgaggtcaggactcggTGCAGGCCAGTTCCTCCACACCAAACTTGCTCATCCATgttgtcaatagaaaattgtagtcagtataatcttttaataatataagtttgcatatgatagaatactgcatgatgacctCTTTATAACTCAGACTGTTTTGATTCACTGTGACCCGTTATCATGCAGGGAAGGAGCAGTACCTGCTAGATAAGAGCTTAATAAGCAGTTTCACTTTGTACCAGGTAGAGGAGCCTCtcctggcacacacacacatgcgcacacacacacacacatatccgcACATGCTCACACATCAACATTCCACTGAACaaacgtattcactgttgtattactcttcttgtgtataaataaagaccagggcagtggcagagTGCGAGTCTCGGAGCCCTCACTCCAGGTGCAGGTGCTCTGTAACTGCCCTTGCATGCAAGtaaaaactgtgtgtttctcctctctgattctcagctGAAGAAATGTCTTAGAGTACATCTCTTGACACATGTCTTTGCTGACCTTGCTTTGCACTTATGCATTTCCATTGTTCTAGAGTCCAGTGGTggtgtgctttacaccactaCACCCGACACTTTGCATTGTACTTGGTGATATAAGGCCTGTATGAAGCCACTTGGCCATGGAAACTCTTTCACTGAAGCGCTCTAcacactgttcttgagctaatctgaaggccacatgaagtttggaggtctgtagtgaCTGCAACCACCAACCCAGCTCTGTGATTATATGTGGCCTACCACTTCGCAGGCGAGTTCATAGCTGGGATTAACAATCGCCTGTGGAATATTTATTAGCAAGTACATTTCAtgactggacttgttgcacagtTGGCATATCGCAGCACcacactggaattcactgagctcctgagagcgacccaTTCTTCCACAAATGTTTATACaagcagtctgcatgcttaggtgcttgattttatgcACCTGTGGCCATAGGAGAgactggaacacctgaattcaatgatttggatgtGTGAGTGAATATTTTTGGCAAaatggtttattttttaatagaaggctttaaaaaatgtgttctaTACATTAAACTGCAGCAGTTATCCAAATGTGACTGTTGTAATTATACCGCAGTGTCTTCttaaaggaaaagcaacaaactGTCAGTACCTTGGCTGATGGGGCTTTGAAAGGAATCGGCTGCAAAGAAAGGACCAATCGGCAGAAGAGCTGCAGAGAGCGTAGGACCAagagaaacagctgcaggaaaCACAGGcgcataattatttatttttcagttgtaCGTCCAACTAGGGGGACTGTTTTATAGAAAATGGACCGGTTTCATGCCAAACTACTAACGTGAGTCATCTCCTCGTGATTTCTGGCTGAGAGGCTTGCCAGTCGCCTCTCGAGGAGCCTCTGGGGGTCCGGACGCTCTTCACAGGGAAGACTGGAGTTGAGGGTAAATGTTGCTCTAAACCTGGGAAAGAAGAGAGCCGGATGGACGGAAATGGAATCATAAGATATGGTGCTAATTATACAAGGCTACCAGTGACTGATGGCTTCTGAATAGTAGCTCTATTGTCCCTATTGTGAAAATTTCTCAGTTTTACACATTCTGGCATTAAAATAATTTCAGGAACTTCACATTTATAAGTACATACCATTTAAGCAGCCCAGAGAGGTAGTTTTGGTCGATGCGCTCCTTAGCTACCATGGTAAAGTGGGCAGGCAGCAGCGATAGAGTGATGGCCAGCAGGTCTGGTTCACTGCACAACCTGTTGCGGAACATGCCGCTGGCAATCAGGCACATGAGGTGGACCTAAGAGACCAATCAAAGGTTAGGAAAGCCAGGGATGAGCTAGTGAAGAAAGGTAGAACTGAAGAGCGTGTTTTCACCTTGTGGGTGTCTATCAGCAGGTCCTTCTTATATCGGTTCACCATTCGCCTCAGATACGTCTCAAGCTCCGCCTGCTTTTTTCGCCTGGCCAATCAGAAATCATGATTATTGGCTTAAAACAAATATACCATTAACTGCACACCCATAGATAACGCATTTTCCACAAGCTAATCACATAAACGCACAATTACAGGTCCCCTCTCCTGACACCTGTGGAGAAAATTCATACTAATGTACATTTGAATGAGACTCCGTGACCCAAAAATGTTTTCCTGAATATAATGAGAGGGTCGGGAGTTTGGAGACATCAGCTAACAATGTCTGGAGCTACATTCAGATtggttttatttaaacaaaatcaaactaaACTCAGAGCTTGAACACAATGAAACTAAAGAAAAGCCTTAATTTAAATTATGCTAGTGATTCCTGAGTTTTAATAAtgaggtttatttattttgattgaCTTTTGGATGTCTTCCtgtgttcatttcattttacaCAGATTAACACCTCAACTGTTTAAGAAATAATATCACAAAAAAGTTTGCTTTGCAACTCTTTTTTAAAGaactattttattttcaaaacttTAGAATTTCATGTTGAGCATGTGCATATTCTATACTCTATATTCACTTACCTCTTTCTGACTTCTGGGGTCTCGATCTCAATCTCTACAGGTTCAGAGGGCAGGACGGGTTCTAGAGGCTCGAGTGGACCCAGCGGCTCAGCTAGCTctgattacacacacacacaattcatTTCCTTTGTTTTCAATTGCTCCCTGCTTGGCATaaggataaaaaacaaaacaaaacaaacaaaacacatggaATGCGTAATCATAAATATTACCGATCTTACACTTACCTTCCACTTCCTCCCAAtcatcctcatcttcctcctcactGTCCTCCCCTACTACTTCTTCTTTCTCTGGTTTCTTGGTGTTCACCTTAAGCAGCTGTGGTGGGGAGGTCACCATATCAAAGTCATCTTCACTATCATTCTCCTCCATAATGGGTGACTCAAAGTATTTGCTGGTATTGACAGCAGAGCCGGTGTCAGATTGGGAAGACAACTTATTTCCTGCTGCTCGCTTTGAGGGGACACGTGGCTTAGGGATGACCTTCCTCTCTATCTTTTCCTCTTTATCTGTGATGTCCTCACCTGGTAAAACAGATG contains:
- the xpc gene encoding DNA repair protein complementing XP-C cells, which produces MARRRECANTGGDTKKLKQVLKAKSSGAKTRAKKKDAGEDITDKEEKIERKVIPKPRVPSKRAAGNKLSSQSDTGSAVNTSKYFESPIMEENDSEDDFDMVTSPPQLLKVNTKKPEKEEVVGEDSEEEDEDDWEEVEELAEPLGPLEPLEPVLPSEPVEIEIETPEVRKRRKKQAELETYLRRMVNRYKKDLLIDTHKVHLMCLIASGMFRNRLCSEPDLLAITLSLLPAHFTMVAKERIDQNYLSGLLKWFRATFTLNSSLPCEERPDPQRLLERRLASLSARNHEEMTHLFLLVLRSLQLFCRLVLSLQPIPFKAPSAKAKGARTSAGAPEKSNTSKESSKTNSPEPKISPGTKRPAGGRKIKGDVGGKKAKKKEKDEEEEKKVVVSGGQRPKNSKRRSVASKVSYKEESNSEGEEEGGLSDEDEFQATSENDSEDSESGVKSKKGNKGKAKGTHSKNTAAPKRRSSGGKKQVKDEEDGDWEEEEEEGEGTTSNGTKRRSGAKREGPGADEWLEVYLEKTSSWVCVDVDHGVGVPQLCYRNATTPVTYVVSVDGDGFVKDLGKKYDPTWMTSSRKRRVDDDWWEETIEPFLGPEDEKDIKEDKELQKTLLNKPLPVSVAEYKNHPLYALKRHLLKYEAIYPPTATVLGYCRGEPVYSRDCVHTLHSRDTWLKEARTVRLGEEPYKMVKGFSNRSRKARMMSELKDENDLALFGEWQTEEYQPPIAVDGKVPRNDYGNVYLFKPCMLPVGCVHIRLPNLHRVARKLNIDAAPAVTGFDFHGGYSHAVTDGYIACEEHEEVLRAAWVEEQELQKQKEKEKKEKRAISNWTLLVKGLLIRERLKKRYNKKNQGLGSLAHGGDTEGFSSDEEAAEGESPGAKTASETLAMSWPQNRQAEEDGGNAGGLKKKKVTKREKKGQEQHLFPFEKV